The following are from one region of the Shinella sp. PSBB067 genome:
- the hppD gene encoding 4-hydroxyphenylpyruvate dioxygenase gives MGPFPHDAPPAEISAENPAGTDGFEFVEFAHPEPEKLEALFARMGYSKVATHRTKAISVWRQGDVNYLVNAEPGSHAMTFTGLHGPCAASMAWRVVDAKHAFEHAVARGATPYEGDDKALDVPAIVGIGGSLLYFVETYGARGSAYDAEFEWTGARDPMPEGVGFYYLDHLTHNVYRGNMDKWWDFYRELFGFRQIHFFDIDGRITGLVSRAITSPCGKIRIPLNESKDETSQIVEYLKKYKGEGIQHIAVGTDAIYDATDRLADNGLKFMPGPPDNYYDRSYVRVVGHEEPVERMKKHGILIDGEGVVDGGMTKILLQIFSRTVIGPIFFEFIQRKGDEGFGEGNFRALFESIEEDQIRRGVIAAE, from the coding sequence ATGGGCCCTTTCCCGCATGACGCACCGCCGGCCGAGATCAGCGCGGAAAACCCGGCCGGCACCGACGGCTTCGAGTTCGTCGAGTTCGCCCATCCCGAGCCGGAAAAGCTGGAGGCGCTCTTCGCCCGGATGGGCTACAGCAAGGTCGCCACGCACCGCACCAAGGCGATCTCCGTCTGGCGCCAGGGCGACGTCAACTACCTCGTCAATGCCGAGCCCGGCTCCCATGCCATGACGTTCACCGGGCTGCACGGCCCCTGCGCCGCCTCCATGGCCTGGCGCGTGGTCGATGCGAAGCACGCCTTCGAGCACGCCGTCGCCAGGGGCGCGACGCCCTATGAAGGCGACGACAAGGCGCTCGACGTGCCCGCCATCGTCGGCATCGGCGGCTCGCTGCTCTATTTCGTCGAGACATACGGCGCCAGGGGCTCGGCCTATGACGCCGAATTCGAATGGACCGGCGCGCGCGATCCGATGCCGGAAGGCGTCGGCTTCTACTATCTCGACCACCTGACCCACAACGTCTATCGCGGCAACATGGACAAGTGGTGGGATTTCTACCGCGAGCTCTTCGGCTTCAGGCAGATCCACTTCTTCGACATCGACGGCCGCATCACCGGCCTCGTCTCGCGCGCCATCACCTCGCCCTGCGGCAAGATCCGCATCCCCCTGAACGAATCCAAGGACGAGACGAGCCAGATCGTCGAGTACCTGAAGAAATACAAGGGCGAAGGCATCCAGCACATCGCCGTCGGCACGGATGCGATCTACGACGCGACCGACAGGCTGGCCGACAACGGCCTGAAATTCATGCCCGGCCCGCCGGACAACTACTATGACCGCTCCTATGTGCGCGTCGTCGGCCATGAGGAGCCGGTCGAGCGCATGAAGAAGCACGGCATCCTGATCGACGGCGAAGGTGTCGTCGATGGCGGCATGACGAAGATCCTGCTGCAGATCTTCTCCAGGACCGTAATCGGCCCGATCTTCTTCGAGTTCATCCAGCGCAAGGGCGACGAAGGCTTCGGCGAAGGCAATTTCCGCGCGCTCTTCGAGAGCATCGAGGAAGACCAGATCCGCCGGGGCGTCATCGCAGCAGAATAA
- a CDS encoding branched-chain amino acid aminotransferase, with protein MAVPFDQLDGQIWFNGEFVDWKDAKIHVLTHGLHYASAVFEGERAYGGRIFKLTEHNRRLHNSAEILGFKIPYSVEELDAASVELLKRQGFSEAYVRPIAWRGSEMMGVSAQNNRINVAIAIWQWGSYFNPAEKLKGIRLDIAEYRRPDPRTAPSKSKAAGLYMICTISKHAAEAKGYADAMMLDYRGQVAEATGANIFFVKDGVIHTPVPDCFLDGITRRTVIELAKRRGFEIVERAIMPEELSGFSECFLTGSAAEVTPVSEIGPYRFTPGAICETLMNDYMKEVYPAAAAAAE; from the coding sequence ATGGCAGTTCCCTTCGACCAACTGGACGGTCAAATCTGGTTCAACGGCGAATTCGTCGACTGGAAGGATGCGAAGATCCATGTCCTGACGCACGGCCTGCACTATGCAAGCGCGGTGTTCGAGGGCGAGCGCGCCTATGGCGGGCGCATCTTCAAGCTGACGGAGCACAACCGGCGTCTGCACAATTCGGCCGAGATCCTCGGCTTCAAGATTCCCTACAGCGTGGAAGAACTGGATGCGGCGAGCGTGGAGCTTCTCAAGCGCCAGGGCTTCTCGGAAGCCTATGTGCGCCCGATCGCCTGGCGCGGCTCGGAGATGATGGGCGTTTCGGCGCAGAACAACCGCATCAACGTCGCCATCGCCATCTGGCAATGGGGCAGCTACTTCAACCCGGCCGAGAAGCTGAAGGGCATCCGCCTCGACATCGCCGAATACCGCCGCCCCGATCCGAGGACCGCGCCGTCGAAGTCCAAGGCTGCCGGCCTCTACATGATCTGCACGATTTCCAAGCACGCCGCCGAGGCCAAGGGCTATGCGGATGCGATGATGCTGGACTATCGCGGCCAGGTGGCCGAGGCGACCGGCGCCAACATCTTCTTCGTCAAGGACGGCGTCATCCACACGCCGGTTCCGGACTGCTTCCTCGACGGCATCACGCGCCGCACGGTCATCGAACTCGCCAAGCGTCGCGGCTTCGAGATCGTCGAGCGGGCGATCATGCCGGAAGAGCTGTCCGGCTTCTCCGAATGCTTCCTCACGGGCTCCGCCGCAGAAGTGACGCCGGTCTCCGAAATCGGTCCTTACCGCTTCACGCCGGGCGCGATCTGCGAAACGCTGATGAACGACTACATGAAGGAAGTCTATCCGGCAGCCGCGGCCGCCGCCGAGTAA
- a CDS encoding MarR family winged helix-turn-helix transcriptional regulator, protein MPEKIGETALHEDAMTGDGRIDFEIIEGLFFAYRDFISDPDAILEKSGFGRAHHRVVHFVNREPGMTVADLLDTLKITKQSLARVLKQLIDSGYIQQVAGPEDRRQRKLYPTRAGRELALALAEPQSRRIARAFEEMNAGDRRVVIRFLTGMQNARND, encoded by the coding sequence ATGCCGGAGAAAATCGGCGAGACCGCGCTGCACGAGGACGCCATGACGGGTGACGGCCGCATCGACTTCGAGATCATCGAGGGCCTGTTCTTCGCCTATCGCGACTTCATTTCCGATCCGGACGCCATTCTGGAAAAGAGCGGCTTCGGCCGCGCCCACCACCGCGTCGTCCACTTCGTCAACCGCGAGCCCGGCATGACCGTCGCCGACCTGCTCGACACGCTGAAGATCACCAAGCAGAGCCTCGCCCGCGTCTTGAAGCAGCTCATCGATTCCGGCTATATCCAGCAGGTGGCAGGCCCCGAGGACCGCCGCCAGCGCAAGCTCTATCCGACACGGGCGGGACGCGAGCTCGCCCTTGCGCTCGCCGAGCCGCAATCCCGCCGCATCGCCCGTGCATTCGAGGAGATGAACGCGGGGGACCGAAGAGTGGTGATCCGCTTCCTCACCGGCATGCAGAACGCCCGGAACGATTGA